DNA from Granulicella cerasi:
TCCCACAGAGAGCGTGATGCCCGTTTGCACGTAGGTCTTGTAACCCGATGCACTGATCTGGACGCTGTAATTTCCGGCAGGTAGAAACTCCGCGCGGAACTCGCCGCTGCTATTGGCGACGGCCGTGCGAGCGTCGCCCGTGTCCAGGTTCGTGGTGATGACGCTGGCCTTGGGTACAGCGCCACCGGACGAGTCAGTCACATGGCCTACGATCGTGGCTGTTGTCACCTGCGCATAGGAGGAGGCCATGCTGATACAGAAGAGACAGACCATCAGGAGAGTTGAATAAACGCGACGCATAAACTCCATTCTGTGAGACCTAAGAGTGAGGCAAATTCTGTGTTGTGGCTCAAGCAACGTACCGAGTCGTTATGGCATGGAGGAGCCGTTGCCGGTGCTCGCGCCTGCGGCCAATGCCGCTGCGATTGGTGTGATTACGGGAGCCGCGGAACCGACCAGCTCGACAACGCCTGTGCCTGAGCCGTCCGTCGAGTTATTGCCAATCCACACGTTGCCAGTTGGATCGATGGCCACGCTACGAGGGCCGTTAGGATACTTCGCGGTGGGGAAGATGGTGGAGTCTTTCTGGTAGCCGCCGGTTGGCTTGTTGCTGGACGTCAGCGTGCCAGTGGGTGAGATCGCCGCTCCGGTAGCGGAGAATTCGTTGATCATGTATTGCGCGGGGCTGGTGGCTCCGGTGACGTAGTTTCCGCCAGAGCTTGAGGAGCTCACAGTCCAGAGATTTCCCGCGCCGTCCGCCGCGAGTCCACGCCCCCAACTATTGCCCGCAGCATACTGCGCGCTATCGGTGATCGTGACAGCTTGTCCTGCGGTGGATGCCGGGGTCACGAGCGACAACGTATTGGAGACCGAGCTCGCAGTGTTTGATCCGTTGATAAGAGCCATTTTCCTGTTCAATCCTGCGGCTATGCCGTAGGGGTTTGTGATGTGTCCCGTGTCCCCGGATGCAGAGGTGCTGGCGACGATGCTGCTCTGGAAGCCGTTGTAATAGTTGCCGGCAGTCGTCGTCGTGCTTGGGTACACCTGGTACAGGGATCCGCTTGAGGCGGTCTGCAGTACCCAGACGTTGCCCGCGGTATCGGCCGAGAGATAGAACGGGCCGCTACCCACTGCACCGACCTTCCTGGCCGTAGCTGGAGTGACGGCCGTGGCAGCGTTGGCGAACTCGTCGACCTCTGTGCCGGAGACCGAGGTGTAGAAGACATTTCCTACGCCATCCGCGGCGATGGCGTAGGGAACATGGAGCGTCGGCCAGGTCGTATAGCTACTCGCATTCGGATCGTAGCGATATACGTTGGCTGCGCTGTTGCTGGCGATCCAGATGTAGCCGGCGGTGTCGATCGTCAACGCCTTCGAGGTCGCCACATTGGTACCCAGATCACAGACCATAGGCGCGCCCGCGGGTGTCAGCGCCATCAGGTTGCCGTTGGCGGAGTCGCCTGCGGCCCATAGATTTCCTGCGCCATCGACGGCGAGATCATAGGCACCGCCAAGGAAGGTCCCTGCAGTGCACGCGCTGGCACTGTCGTAGCGGATCGCCACACTCCAGTCGGTTGGCGCAGTGGTGAGCGACGGCTGGAACGGTGCGTCTGCGCTGATGAGGCCGAAGGCTGCGTTGATGTTGGCCGCGCTGCCGCTTGCAGGGTTGCTGAGCATGAAGTAGGCCGCCTGCAGCACGTCCGTCGGGGCGGAGAAGGTGATGCCGGGCTGGCTGGTAACGGCGGGCGATGGCGCTGGAACGCTTGCGAAGAGCGTCGAGCACTGCGCCGCACTGGAGGAGGTTTGATTCACGCAAGCGGCCAACACGTTGGCGATGGCGTTGATCTTCTTCGTCTCCGGAGTGATCGTCACGGTGACAGACGCGGAGTGCCCAGCGGGCGTGGCGCTGACGGTGTTCGAGCTGTAGGCCGCTCCGGCGGCTTTGTCGACCATGTTGCTGATCGTCGCCACGCCATTCTGGAAACCCGTCTGCGCCTGCGTGGATGCGGGCGCGCCGAAGCTCTCAGTATTGGGATTGAAGTATTGCTGCAGGGCGGCCATCGTGGCGACAGTGGTTACCTCGTTCAGGTCCACAAAGGTCGCAGAGGTGATCTGGCTGCAGCGGCCCAGAGCGATGGCGAATGCCGCGGCGGAGTTAGTGGCAGTACCTGTGCCTTGGGTAATTCCGCCGGTCGAGATGAGGTACATCTGCGGATCGCCCGACGAAGGGCAGCCCCAGGAGGATCCGCTGGAGTTCGTCACACCCGTGTTCGTGGCCGACTTCGAGAACTGGAAACCGCCATCGGGAGCCGACGAGGTAGTCGTCGCATAGAGCGTTCCAGCAGAACCATATCCGCTCGTACCGGCTGCGTACAGCCTCACGAGAGCGCCGACGACAGGTTGATTGCCACCATGCAGCTTACCGCTGAGCGTGCCCTGGGAGCCGGACAGGCTTTCTGTGGAGCCCGACAGGGCTACGTTTGCGCAGCCGCTGGTGAGAACAGCGGTTCCAGACAGACCGATTGCAAAGAATGCGGCCGCCCAACGAGAGGGAAACACCTGCCATTTCATGGAGGAACTCCGACGAAGCAATTTCTGAGGAAACTGCGCCATTGGTAACAATCCGATGAATGCGCTGAATAGGTGTCATACGGCGTCATCCTGCCTTATGCTGGACGATCCTTTATTTTCAACAGCGTAGAGCCGTTGTAACAGGTTGTAACAAGTGCATGGAGGCTGGTTTTTATGGTTGGCCATCGCCGGCGTCCGCTACCAGGTGTGAGTCGCGACGATCTGCGTCGATCCGAGTTGACCGTGGACGACCTCGGTCTTGAGGACAGCTTCGAAGTTCGTGTTGCTCAACCCCTGGGGAAGCTGCTTTTCGAGTTCGCGCAGTTCCGAGGCAGATACGCTGAACTCCCCGGCGGCACGTGTTCCGATCGTCCCGACTCCGGCGAGGAGCATGACAGGAGATTGCGTGGTCGGGTCGAAGAAGCGAGCCACCAGGGCGTAGTCGGTAGTCTGCCGCGTTCTCGGTTGGGAGAAGTCGACCGACCAGCCGCGAAACTGGGGCCGCGTCGCATCAGCGATGTAACCTGTCGCTCCCTCGGTCTCAAAGTGGAAGCGCAGCGGCTTGGCGAGCAGCAGGGTCCACTGATTATTGTTGGCGTTGATCAGCACGATCGGTTGGCGGTGGAAGCTGTCGAGCGTTTCGGCATCGGCTTCGCTGATTTTGTACGGTTCGCGATGGGCCTGCAGAAAGGCGGCTACGTTCGCGATCGCCGACGCAGTTTCGAGCGTTACGCGGTGGCCACCCTGCAGATAAGCTGCCTCGATGCTCTGGTTACCGGCGTTATTCAGGCTGGTTTCGGGTGGCGTTCCTGTACAGATCTTGACGAGAGCGGAGTCGCGCAGCAGCGGACCCCAGAACGCCTCCACCGCGTCCGGCTTCTGTCCAAAGGATCGATAAATGACGATAGTCGCGACCAAGGCTGCGGCGACGGCGAGCAATGCCCCCAGGCCCCAGCGGCGCCTGGGGGCTGCGATGGCGGGAGACGGCTCTGAAGGCAGCGGTATATAGAGCGTCGTTCGCGATTCGCTGAGTTCGACCGGAGCCGATACCGTGTCGGGCTCGGCTAACCGGTGCGAGAACGTCGGCACGTAGGAACCTACGGGCAGGGCGATTTCGATGCTGTCGGTGGGGGTGTTCTGGTAATACTGCGCGAGGCGTTTGCGGATTTCGGCGGCACAGAAGCGGACGACGGGGTCCGCATTGGTGTCGTAATCGATGTCGCGCTTGAAGACTTCGATGCCAATGGTCCGCTCTTTGAGCGAGCCATAGTCGCCTTCCAGAGCCTTCTCAACGATGTAGCGCAGGAGCGCAGAGTATCGCGAACTGCGACGAAAGAGATCGTTCTCCAGCAGCACACCGAGCTGTGCCAGAGCGGCGGTTCTGTCGTCTTGTGTTGTTGGCACCCATCGTTCCGAGGCCGGGGCTCGATTTGCCATCCTGTAGCTGGTCCCTTGTAGCGTACGTTCAGGATAGCGGTCTTCCAATCAACGCGCTACGAGGAATCAGAAGATACCGGACCTGCGGGTAGGGGACTCAGCTTCGTGAAGATGGTTCAGTCGTGTTCAGTGTTGCGGCTTTCCTCCGTGGGCACGGGCGTTCCGGGCAACTGGCGCAGGAGCAGCGGGAAGACCAGGGCGATGATGAAGTACGCGATGGTCGTGACAAGAGCAAGGAGCAGAAGGCCCGCGCCGCAGGCCATGCCAATACCCGTGACGAGCCAGAGCGTGGCGGCGGTGGTCACGCCTTTTACCCAGTCACCTTTGACGAAGATCAGCCCCGCGCCAATGAAGCCGATTCCAGTGACGATCTGCGCGGCGACGCGCGAGGGATCGAGGACGATCCGGCCTTCGGAGAGGACATCCATAAATCCATACTTGGAGACGAGCAGAAACAGAGCCGCAGTGGTGCCGACGACCGTGTAGGTGCGCAAACCCGCACTCTTGTGGCGCAGCTCGCGCTCTAACCCGATGGCGGCAGAGAGCACAAACGCTGCGCCAAGTTCTGCGAGCTGCTTCAGACCTTGACCGTCAGAGTGAAAAAGATTCATCTGCGCTCCACAGCTAAGCGTGATGTGGCTCCGCATCATGTTCGGCGAAGTTCTTATCCTTGTACACCAGGAAGAACCCTGCGGGAACCAGGAAGACGGTGAGGATGACCGAGACCGTGAGTCCTCCGATGAGCGCCTGCGCGAGCGGGGCGTAGGCTTCGCTACCCTCGCCGAGCTTGAGGGCCATCGGCAGCAAACCGATGAGCGTCGCGAGTGATGTCATCAGAATCGGACGAAGACGTACTCGGCACGAGGTCGTAATCGCTTCACGGACGCTCATGCCCTCCTTCAGCAGGTGGTGAGCGAACTCCACGATGAGGATGCTGTTCGAGAGCGCGATGCCGGCCAGCATGACGACGCCCATCAGCGACATCACGTTCAGCGTCGTTCCCCAGAGCAGCAGTGTGACGATGACGCCAGTGATGCCTGGGGGCAGCGCCAGCAGAATGATGAAGGGATCGATGAATGAGCGGAACTGCGCAACCAGGATGAGGAAGAGCAGCAGGACGGAAAGCGTAAGGCCGATCGCGAAGCTCTTGAAGGACTGGTTCATCGAGTTCACGCTGCCGGTCAACGTGACGTCGGTGCCTTGAGGCGGGTGTGCGGAGGCGACGATCTTGTTGATCTCGGTAGTGATGCGGTTCAGCGCCTCGTTCTGCGGGCGCACGTAGATGTCCACGAAGCGACGAATCTGTGTGTGGTCCAACTCGGTTGGGGCTTTGAACTGCTCGATGTTCGCCACCATATCGAGGCGCGTCGGCGACTTGATGTTTGCGCCGTGCAACGGAATGGCTTTCAGATCTTCGAGCGACTTGATCTGACCTTCTTTGTACTGCACGGTGAGGAAGTAGTTGTTGCCACTCTTCGGATCGATCCAGATGCTTGGCGCGATCATCTGGTTAGAGGTGAGCGCGGTGATGATGTTGGAGACGATCTCCTTTTCGGTCAGGCCGAGCTCGTCGGCGCGCGTACGGTCGACGGAGATGCGCAGCGACGGATAATCAATGTCCTGCGGGATGTACACGTCAGCAACACCGTCGATCTTGCGCACCTGAGCGGCGATCTTCTGCGCGGTGTTGTAGTCGCCGGTCATATCGTTGCCGGCGACGCGAATATCGATGGGAGCGGGAGCGCCCATGTTCAGCACGCCGTCTACAAGACTGCCGCTGGAGAAGAAGGTCTGTAGTTCCGGCATCTGCTGCGCCAGCGCCTTCTTCACTTCGTCGATGTAGGTGTAGCTGCTGACCTTGTGATCTTCGGAGAGCGCAACCTGCGTGAAGCCGGTATGCATCGCCGCGTTCTGCGTGAACAGTGCAGAGAAGCCGGGATCAACGCCGAGGTTGCTAACCGTCAATGCGAGGTCGTGCTTCGAAACGATACCGCGAACGATGCCTTCGATCTTTGCTGCTTCTGCTTCGGTAGCGGTGAGCTTCGTACCCGAAGGCGCTTTGAAGTTGATGACGAACTGACCCGCGTCTGTACGTGGGAAGAACGAAAGTCCCAGCAGAGGGAAAAGGCAGAGGCTCAGAAGAAACACCGCAGCGAAGACGCCGAGTACCAACTTCGGCGCTTCGAGCACCTTGTTCACGAGCGAATCATAGCGATGCAGCATCTTATCGAAGCCACGCGTGAACGCCGCATTGAAGCGTGCTCCGAAGCTCTGCTGCTTCGAGTCCGCCGCTGCGGCGACGGCGTACTCACCCTCTGCCGATTCGTGAACCACATCACCATGCGGGCTCTTGATGAAGTTCGCGCAGAAGAGTGGCACTACCGTCAGCGCGACGAAGTACGACGCGAAGAGGGAGATGACCACGGCGAGTGCGAGTGCAGAGAACAGGAAGCGGCTGACGCCGTACAGCATCGTCACGGGAAAGAACACGACGACCGTCGTCAACGTGCCGGCGAGTACGGGCAGAGCCACTTCCTTGCCACCCTTTTCCGCGGCGACCACAGGAGGTTCTCCGCCTTCGAGATGACGGAAGATGTTTTCGAGCACGACGACGGAGTTGTCGATGAGACGCGAAAGTGCGAGTGCAAGACCGCCCAGCACCATGCTGTTGATGGAGCTTCCTGTGAGCTTGAGAACGAAGAAAGTCGCGAGCAACGAAAGCGGAATGGAGAAGAAGACTGCGATGGTTGCTCTCATGCTTCCGAGGAAGATGAGAATCATCAGGCAAGTCAGGAACAGACCGACGCCACCTTCGTGCAGCAGCGTTTCGATGGCGGTCTTCACGAACCTCGACTGGTCGAACACAACCTCCGTCTTCAAGGAGGCAGGAACGTCATAGAGTTTCTTCAGCGTGGCGCGGACACCATTGACGACCGAGATCGTGTTGGCATCGGCACCAGCCTTGAAGATCGGCAGATAGACAGCTCGTTGTCCGTTCACACGCACGACGTTGAACTGACGGCTGAAGGAGTCCTGCGCTACGGCCACATCGCCGATGCGTACGGGGGATTGGCCCACCATCTTGATCGGCACCTGGCCGATGTCCTTCACGCCACCAAGCATGGAGTTCGTGTAGAGGTCGTAGTCGTTGCGGCCGATCTCGACGTCACCCGCAGGTAGGATGACGTTGGCTTCATTCACCGAGCGCACGACATCCATGGGGCTGAGTTGATGCGCCTCGAGCTTGTACGGATCGGCGTACAGCATGATCTGCCGCCACTTGCCGCCGAAGGGCTGCGGAACGGAAGCTCCCTCTACGCTGGCAAGCTGGTTGCGGACGAAGTTCTGC
Protein-coding regions in this window:
- a CDS encoding NHL repeat-containing protein; its protein translation is MFPSRWAAAFFAIGLSGTAVLTSGCANVALSGSTESLSGSQGTLSGKLHGGNQPVVGALVRLYAAGTSGYGSAGTLYATTTSSAPDGGFQFSKSATNTGVTNSSGSSWGCPSSGDPQMYLISTGGITQGTGTATNSAAAFAIALGRCSQITSATFVDLNEVTTVATMAALQQYFNPNTESFGAPASTQAQTGFQNGVATISNMVDKAAGAAYSSNTVSATPAGHSASVTVTITPETKKINAIANVLAACVNQTSSSAAQCSTLFASVPAPSPAVTSQPGITFSAPTDVLQAAYFMLSNPASGSAANINAAFGLISADAPFQPSLTTAPTDWSVAIRYDSASACTAGTFLGGAYDLAVDGAGNLWAAGDSANGNLMALTPAGAPMVCDLGTNVATSKALTIDTAGYIWIASNSAANVYRYDPNASSYTTWPTLHVPYAIAADGVGNVFYTSVSGTEVDEFANAATAVTPATARKVGAVGSGPFYLSADTAGNVWVLQTASSGSLYQVYPSTTTTAGNYYNGFQSSIVASTSASGDTGHITNPYGIAAGLNRKMALINGSNTASSVSNTLSLVTPASTAGQAVTITDSAQYAAGNSWGRGLAADGAGNLWTVSSSSSGGNYVTGATSPAQYMINEFSATGAAISPTGTLTSSNKPTGGYQKDSTIFPTAKYPNGPRSVAIDPTGNVWIGNNSTDGSGTGVVELVGSAAPVITPIAAALAAGASTGNGSSMP
- a CDS encoding MgtC/SapB family protein, whose amino-acid sequence is MNLFHSDGQGLKQLAELGAAFVLSAAIGLERELRHKSAGLRTYTVVGTTAALFLLVSKYGFMDVLSEGRIVLDPSRVAAQIVTGIGFIGAGLIFVKGDWVKGVTTAATLWLVTGIGMACGAGLLLLALVTTIAYFIIALVFPLLLRQLPGTPVPTEESRNTEHD
- a CDS encoding efflux RND transporter permease subunit — protein: MSGFSIRNPYMIVVLCLVMMILGTVSASDMPVDMFPAVNMPVVAVATFYSGMPPAQIETNITYHLERQFTLASGIDHMESRSLPGVSLIKVYFRAGTDADADAATISSLAMSDLRDMPPGTYPPIILKQDAASIPVNLVTLSGSGLDESKLKDLGQNFVRNQLASVEGASVPQPFGGKWRQIMLYADPYKLEAHQLSPMDVVRSVNEANVILPAGDVEIGRNDYDLYTNSMLGGVKDIGQVPIKMVGQSPVRIGDVAVAQDSFSRQFNVVRVNGQRAVYLPIFKAGADANTISVVNGVRATLKKLYDVPASLKTEVVFDQSRFVKTAIETLLHEGGVGLFLTCLMILIFLGSMRATIAVFFSIPLSLLATFFVLKLTGSSINSMVLGGLALALSRLIDNSVVVLENIFRHLEGGEPPVVAAEKGGKEVALPVLAGTLTTVVVFFPVTMLYGVSRFLFSALALAVVISLFASYFVALTVVPLFCANFIKSPHGDVVHESAEGEYAVAAAADSKQQSFGARFNAAFTRGFDKMLHRYDSLVNKVLEAPKLVLGVFAAVFLLSLCLFPLLGLSFFPRTDAGQFVINFKAPSGTKLTATEAEAAKIEGIVRGIVSKHDLALTVSNLGVDPGFSALFTQNAAMHTGFTQVALSEDHKVSSYTYIDEVKKALAQQMPELQTFFSSGSLVDGVLNMGAPAPIDIRVAGNDMTGDYNTAQKIAAQVRKIDGVADVYIPQDIDYPSLRISVDRTRADELGLTEKEIVSNIITALTSNQMIAPSIWIDPKSGNNYFLTVQYKEGQIKSLEDLKAIPLHGANIKSPTRLDMVANIEQFKAPTELDHTQIRRFVDIYVRPQNEALNRITTEINKIVASAHPPQGTDVTLTGSVNSMNQSFKSFAIGLTLSVLLLFLILVAQFRSFIDPFIILLALPPGITGVIVTLLLWGTTLNVMSLMGVVMLAGIALSNSILIVEFAHHLLKEGMSVREAITTSCRVRLRPILMTSLATLIGLLPMALKLGEGSEAYAPLAQALIGGLTVSVILTVFLVPAGFFLVYKDKNFAEHDAEPHHA